The Pontibacillus halophilus JSM 076056 = DSM 19796 genomic sequence GAACGTTAACAACTCTTGGTCTTGTTAGCATGCTCATTACGGTCGGAATGAGTTCTCCTTCTTGGCAAGCGGGGTTATACGGAATATCAGGTGTTATGGTCGGTGCGGCGTCTTCCTTATTGCTATTGAAAGCATTCCCGAAACGAAAGATGTGGGACCGAATTACACTTCTTGACAGGATGACATCTGAGTCAGGCTATTCGACAGTTAATGAATCCTACCACGAGTTAATCGGGCAAATAGGGGAGACGAAAACGCCTTTACGCCCTGTTGGGACTATGCGATTAAACGATCAAGATTATAGTGTGGTTTCAAATGGCGAATGGTTAAATAAAGGGGAACAAGTTAAAGTTGTTGATGTGGATGGTACAAAGATACTAGTAAAAAAGTTCTGATTACAT encodes the following:
- a CDS encoding NfeD family protein, producing the protein MEPVWLSFIVLGLGTMFLIGEMLVNTRGIFGVLGFGLVTLHFISYLSPYMVGISIVLYFVGLLCIFIDGKFLNDGTLTTLGLVSMLITVGMSSPSWQAGLYGISGVMVGAASSLLLLKAFPKRKMWDRITLLDRMTSESGYSTVNESYHELIGQIGETKTPLRPVGTMRLNDQDYSVVSNGEWLNKGEQVKVVDVDGTKILVKKF